The Triplophysa rosa linkage group LG3, Trosa_1v2, whole genome shotgun sequence genome has a segment encoding these proteins:
- the LOC130552064 gene encoding histone H2B-like, which yields MPEPAKSAPKKGSKKAVIKTAGKAGKKRKRSRKESYAIYVYKVLKQVHPDTGISSKAMGIMNSFVNDIFERIGGEASRLAHYNKRSTITSREIQTAVRLLLPGELAKHAVSEGTKAVTKYTSSK from the coding sequence CCCAAGAAGGGTTCTAAAAAGGCCGTCATCAAGACCGCCGGAAAGGCAGGAAAGAAGCGCAAGAGATCCAGGAAGGAGAGTTACGCTATCTATGTGTATAAAGTCTTAAAGCAGGTTCATCCTGATACCGGTATTTCATCGAAGGCCATGGGCATCATGAATTCTTTCGTCAATGACATCTTTGAGCGAATCGGGGGTGAGGCATCTCGTCTCGCTCACTACaacaaacgctccaccatcactTCCAGAGAGATCCAGACCGCCGTTCGTCTGCTGTTGCCCGGTGAGCTTGCCAAACACGCCGTGTCTGAGGGAACAAAGGCCGTGACTAAGTACACCAGCTCCAAATAA